In Alkalihalobacterium alkalinitrilicum, a genomic segment contains:
- a CDS encoding YitT family protein yields MEIVKKLIVIILGALLLAIGLNIFLIPANVFASGFTGVAQLIATLIPLSTGILLLLLNIPVAILGWLKIGKAFTLYSFLNVVLTTIFLEIIPVIEISSDLLLNAVFGGVILALGAGITLKWGASSGGLDIIALFLSRKSDRPVGIYFFGLNALIVITSGLLFDWERALYTLVSLYVSSRVIDAIYTRHVKLTAFIITKNADKLKKTIHDRITRGITRIPAKGGYSQEEKEIVMIVITRYELYELKKVIQEVDPSAFTNIVETAGIFGLFRKEN; encoded by the coding sequence ATGGAAATTGTAAAAAAGTTAATTGTAATTATTTTGGGTGCCCTTCTATTAGCTATAGGCTTAAATATCTTTTTAATTCCAGCTAACGTATTTGCGAGTGGATTTACAGGGGTAGCTCAGCTCATCGCAACGCTTATTCCGTTGTCGACAGGTATCCTTTTATTACTTTTAAATATACCAGTTGCGATCTTAGGTTGGTTAAAAATTGGGAAAGCTTTTACTCTTTATAGTTTTTTAAATGTAGTGCTTACGACAATCTTTCTAGAAATCATTCCTGTGATTGAAATTTCATCTGACTTACTTTTAAATGCCGTGTTTGGTGGAGTTATTTTAGCGTTAGGTGCGGGGATCACCCTTAAATGGGGGGCATCTTCTGGTGGTTTGGATATCATTGCTCTATTTTTATCACGTAAGAGTGATCGCCCTGTTGGTATTTATTTTTTCGGTTTAAATGCACTTATTGTGATTACTTCAGGTTTATTATTTGATTGGGAAAGAGCGCTTTATACACTAGTATCGTTATATGTCAGTTCAAGAGTGATTGACGCTATTTACACACGTCACGTAAAATTAACAGCTTTTATTATTACGAAAAACGCTGATAAATTAAAAAAAACTATACATGATCGAATTACGAGAGGTATAACACGAATACCTGCAAAAGGTGGCTATTCACAAGAAGAAAAAGAAATAGTGATGATAGTTATTACGAGATATGAGCTCTATGAATTAAAGAAAGTCATTCAAGAAGTAGATCCTAGTGCCTTTACAAACATTGTGGAAACCGCGGGTATCTTTGGTTTATTTAGGAAAGAAAATTAG
- a CDS encoding AzlC family ABC transporter permease, which translates to MATLTSANRANQPFTKGVMVGVGIAIGYTPAAITFGLLAKATGLGFVETVAMSMFVFAGASQYMALNLLAIGTGAFEIIFTTFIVNIRHLLMSAAVSEKVEDEHPIKKALYSFGITDEVFAVTSTQEGTIKTGFIVGVASMAYGSWVINSGLGFLAGSILPETLQQSMAIALYAMFIALLMPSLKKHRKVVSLAVFAAVLNMILSQFIPSGWAIICATLTSCIVIELIDKKTA; encoded by the coding sequence ATGGCAACTTTAACGAGCGCTAACCGTGCGAATCAACCTTTCACAAAAGGGGTGATGGTTGGTGTCGGTATTGCGATCGGTTATACACCTGCAGCGATTACCTTTGGCCTTTTAGCGAAAGCTACAGGATTAGGCTTTGTCGAGACGGTCGCGATGAGCATGTTTGTTTTTGCTGGTGCATCTCAATATATGGCACTCAATTTACTTGCAATCGGTACGGGTGCTTTTGAAATTATTTTTACTACTTTTATTGTCAACATTCGTCATTTACTTATGAGTGCTGCTGTTAGTGAAAAAGTAGAAGACGAGCATCCGATAAAGAAGGCTCTTTATTCATTCGGAATCACCGATGAAGTATTCGCAGTAACATCAACACAGGAAGGTACGATTAAGACAGGCTTTATCGTAGGTGTTGCTTCTATGGCTTACGGCAGCTGGGTTATCAATTCAGGGTTAGGGTTTCTAGCAGGTTCAATCCTCCCCGAAACATTACAACAAAGTATGGCCATTGCTTTATATGCCATGTTTATCGCCTTGCTTATGCCTTCATTGAAAAAACATCGAAAAGTAGTATCATTAGCTGTGTTTGCCGCTGTACTAAATATGATACTATCTCAATTTATTCCAAGTGGATGGGCGATCATTTGTGCGACATTAACCTCTTGTATCGTCATTGAACTCATTGACAAAAAAACTGCATAG
- a CDS encoding DEAD/DEAH box helicase encodes MSNYNPNNVLIHGGWLGDYFFIWGEQKQHKKYKDYLNFQYPFLYSPFELKLTLFQDDAASFYGTFIPTKKASLIAPVEDRMFYSEVGDTLVYQATTTSTEFVFPLEGIIIHKKDLPKAVESMKTWEQRPKITLAYDFTFWLTTFTNIQSEIINGNLLLTPSGAWEIAKWNWDDWEDALPTVSFSLMESGVHAHLLDKQRENYSYKEITNEICSHFIRYLIAENPYVQKAFTELHVSKQYLLNDVDNQETNDKTFLEELGAIPTVPFQTTIAIEEPAQDEESWKILLFLQDRKDPSLIVALEELHSGHHPWRTNPITRLKEDIAEIIQIIPELSALSITHPTSLVSKEVVYELLTEQYDQLRRLGIGVVVPNWLKKRPNHFQTTIQVADKPSEFTSESESTFNWQNISEFNYEIVLDGEKLSEEQFKKLVEMKTPFIKWNGKWLYWDPIEAKHLNQYLNRQKDNQPSLLDTWKTYLIADAEENDGFDISIQWDDKLSSAVDATLNKKVPTITPPSSLKGELRPYQVEGMSWLLHMRKVGFGACLADDMGLGKSIQTIAYMLEVIENQVKDQTAPFLIICPTSLIGNWEEELHRFAPGLSIFIHHGVERLTEQEGNQTDYDIVITSYTLAFRDESIFSNTVWNGLILDEAQQIKNVETKQRKAIKMFNAFHRIALTGTPIENRLKELWSIMDMLNDRYLGSFQQFQRAFVKAIEGGQPNEKKLHQLQLLISPFLLRRKKSDEALELQLPDKTEQTYIVGLTAEQASLYQAVVNELLTTIDEKNSIERRATILSSITRLKQICNHPSQFLKDRGRLQHRSEKWDLLFTLVEQIIDNEEKLLIFTQYREMGELLQLGLREQFNVEVPFLHGGLARHEREELITTFKQDKKTPIFILSLRAGGVGLNLTAANHVIHYDRWWNPAVENQATDRAYRIGQTEKVTVYKLVAKGTIEEKIDRLLMKKQSLSDDILSSDEKSVSELSTDELKSLLEWSDASS; translated from the coding sequence ATGAGTAATTATAATCCAAACAACGTCCTCATTCATGGTGGCTGGTTAGGAGACTACTTTTTTATATGGGGTGAACAAAAACAACATAAGAAGTATAAAGATTATTTAAACTTTCAATACCCATTTCTTTATTCACCTTTTGAATTAAAGTTAACTCTTTTTCAAGATGACGCGGCTTCATTTTATGGAACATTCATTCCTACAAAAAAAGCTTCCTTAATCGCTCCTGTAGAAGATCGAATGTTTTATAGCGAAGTAGGCGATACTCTCGTCTATCAAGCAACGACCACATCGACTGAATTTGTGTTCCCGCTAGAAGGCATTATCATTCACAAAAAAGACTTACCTAAAGCTGTGGAAAGCATGAAAACATGGGAACAACGACCTAAAATAACATTAGCGTATGACTTTACCTTTTGGTTGACGACTTTTACAAACATTCAATCTGAAATTATCAACGGTAATCTTTTGTTAACACCTTCCGGAGCATGGGAAATTGCGAAATGGAATTGGGATGACTGGGAGGATGCCTTACCGACTGTTTCGTTTTCTTTAATGGAATCGGGAGTTCATGCTCATCTTCTTGATAAACAACGTGAGAATTATTCCTACAAAGAAATAACAAATGAAATTTGTAGTCACTTTATTCGTTACTTGATTGCAGAAAATCCATATGTTCAAAAAGCATTTACTGAACTTCATGTATCAAAACAATATTTATTAAATGATGTCGATAACCAAGAAACAAATGACAAAACATTTCTCGAAGAACTTGGAGCGATCCCAACCGTACCTTTTCAGACGACAATCGCTATTGAAGAACCTGCACAAGATGAAGAGAGTTGGAAAATTTTACTTTTCCTACAAGATCGTAAAGATCCTTCTTTGATCGTTGCACTTGAAGAACTACATAGCGGACATCACCCGTGGAGAACGAACCCGATTACTCGTTTAAAAGAAGATATAGCAGAAATTATTCAAATCATTCCTGAACTTTCTGCGTTATCGATAACACACCCTACTTCACTGGTATCAAAAGAAGTCGTTTACGAACTGCTTACTGAGCAATACGATCAACTACGACGTTTAGGAATAGGTGTTGTTGTTCCAAATTGGCTAAAAAAACGGCCCAATCATTTTCAAACTACTATTCAAGTTGCTGATAAGCCTAGTGAATTTACGAGCGAAAGCGAATCGACGTTCAATTGGCAAAACATTAGCGAATTTAATTATGAAATTGTCCTTGATGGTGAAAAGTTAAGCGAAGAACAATTTAAAAAGCTAGTTGAAATGAAAACACCCTTTATTAAATGGAATGGGAAATGGTTATATTGGGACCCGATTGAAGCAAAGCATTTAAATCAATATTTAAACCGACAAAAAGATAATCAACCATCGCTTCTCGACACATGGAAAACGTACCTGATAGCCGATGCAGAAGAAAATGATGGGTTCGATATATCAATCCAATGGGACGATAAACTTTCAAGTGCCGTTGATGCTACGCTTAATAAAAAAGTACCTACCATTACACCACCCTCTTCATTAAAAGGAGAGCTTAGACCTTATCAAGTGGAAGGGATGTCATGGTTGTTACATATGCGTAAAGTTGGATTCGGAGCTTGTTTAGCTGATGATATGGGGTTAGGAAAATCTATTCAAACAATTGCCTACATGTTAGAAGTTATTGAAAACCAAGTAAAAGATCAAACAGCACCATTTCTCATTATTTGTCCTACATCACTCATCGGAAATTGGGAAGAAGAATTGCACCGGTTCGCTCCTGGCCTTTCAATATTTATCCACCATGGTGTTGAGCGCTTAACCGAACAAGAAGGTAATCAAACGGACTATGATATTGTTATTACTTCTTATACACTCGCTTTTCGTGATGAAAGCATTTTTTCGAACACAGTTTGGAACGGACTCATTCTTGATGAAGCACAGCAAATCAAAAATGTGGAAACAAAACAACGAAAAGCAATTAAAATGTTTAACGCTTTCCATCGCATCGCTTTAACAGGGACACCTATTGAAAATCGTCTGAAAGAGCTTTGGTCAATTATGGATATGTTAAATGATCGGTATTTAGGCAGCTTCCAACAATTTCAACGAGCTTTTGTAAAAGCAATTGAAGGCGGTCAACCAAATGAAAAGAAGCTACATCAATTACAACTATTAATATCGCCTTTCCTGTTAAGACGAAAAAAATCTGACGAAGCATTAGAGCTTCAATTACCAGATAAAACCGAGCAAACCTATATTGTCGGCTTAACCGCTGAACAAGCTTCACTATACCAGGCGGTCGTCAATGAGCTACTAACAACCATTGATGAAAAAAATTCAATCGAAAGAAGAGCAACCATCTTAAGTAGTATTACGAGACTTAAACAAATTTGTAACCACCCATCGCAATTTTTAAAAGATCGCGGTCGTCTCCAGCATCGTTCTGAAAAATGGGATTTACTATTTACACTCGTCGAGCAAATTATTGACAATGAAGAAAAACTGTTAATTTTTACGCAATATCGAGAAATGGGAGAGTTATTACAACTGGGCCTTAGAGAACAGTTTAATGTGGAAGTACCTTTCCTACATGGAGGATTAGCGCGACATGAGCGGGAAGAACTGATTACGACGTTTAAACAAGACAAAAAAACTCCTATTTTCATTTTATCCTTAAGAGCAGGTGGAGTTGGTTTAAATTTAACAGCTGCTAATCATGTCATCCATTATGATCGGTGGTGGAATCCAGCCGTTGAAAATCAAGCGACTGATCGAGCGTACCGAATTGGTCAAACTGAAAAAGTAACCGTTTATAAACTAGTTGCTAAAGGTACAATCGAAGAAAAAATTGATCGGCTACTCATGAAAAAGCAGTCTCTTTCAGACGACATATTATCTTCAGATGAAAAAAGTGTCTCTGAGTTATCAACGGATGAACTAAAATCTTTACTCGAGTGGAGTGACGCGTCATCATGA
- a CDS encoding AzlD domain-containing protein, which produces MDTSILLIIAGMAIVTYIPRMLPLVFWDAKKIPPKMQAILRNVPYAALGALIFPGILTVHENVMFGIIGGITAAIIAYFGASLIVVVLSSIGILSIISFFL; this is translated from the coding sequence ATGGATACGAGCATTCTCCTCATTATTGCTGGAATGGCAATTGTAACTTACATCCCTAGAATGTTACCGCTTGTATTTTGGGACGCTAAAAAAATTCCACCAAAAATGCAAGCCATTTTAAGAAATGTACCGTATGCAGCTCTTGGTGCATTAATCTTCCCTGGCATCTTAACCGTACATGAGAACGTCATGTTTGGGATTATTGGCGGAATTACAGCTGCCATTATTGCCTATTTCGGTGCAAGTTTGATTGTTGTAGTCCTCAGTAGTATTGGAATTTTATCAATCATTTCCTTTTTTTTATAA
- a CDS encoding NAD(P)H-dependent flavin oxidoreductase encodes MWYETKLTKLLKIKRPIIQAGMAGGPTTPELIATVSNCGGLGTLGAGYMGPEEIKGAIQRIKQLTDQPYAVNLFIPETTTIEESKIIKMTDTLKGFYEKLGIEQLSLQDEWGPNFEKQIEVIIEESVPVFSFTFGILETEWINRLRANGTIVIGTATTVEEALQLEKMNVDAIVAQGSEAGGHRGTFSGAAEDAMIGTMALVPQMVDAVHIPVIAAGGIMDGRGLIASISLGASAVQMGTAFLPTLESGANPLYKKAIIQATEAATTVTTKFSGKAARGLKNEFIDRLKDVPVSEVPIYPVQNALTQPLRKEAAKQEKSEWMSMWAGQGLRLTEGIGAKQIIDRIMEEANATLLRLTKKG; translated from the coding sequence ATGTGGTATGAGACAAAGTTAACCAAATTACTAAAAATAAAACGACCAATTATTCAAGCGGGGATGGCAGGAGGACCGACAACGCCTGAGTTAATCGCAACGGTTTCAAATTGTGGGGGTCTAGGAACATTAGGGGCAGGCTATATGGGGCCTGAAGAAATAAAAGGAGCGATCCAAAGAATTAAACAATTAACGGATCAACCGTATGCCGTAAATTTATTTATTCCAGAGACTACGACGATAGAAGAAAGTAAAATTATAAAAATGACGGATACTTTAAAAGGATTTTATGAAAAGCTTGGGATAGAACAGCTATCGTTACAAGATGAATGGGGACCTAACTTTGAAAAACAAATCGAAGTGATTATTGAAGAAAGTGTGCCTGTTTTTTCATTTACATTTGGAATACTCGAAACAGAATGGATAAATAGGTTGAGGGCTAATGGAACAATTGTAATTGGCACAGCAACAACAGTTGAAGAAGCTTTGCAACTTGAAAAAATGAATGTCGATGCGATTGTAGCGCAAGGAAGTGAAGCAGGTGGACATCGTGGGACTTTTTCAGGTGCTGCTGAAGATGCGATGATTGGGACGATGGCGCTCGTTCCACAAATGGTTGATGCTGTACATATTCCAGTGATAGCTGCAGGTGGAATTATGGACGGAAGAGGCTTAATTGCAAGTATTTCACTTGGTGCAAGTGCTGTTCAAATGGGAACGGCTTTCTTACCGACGCTTGAGAGTGGAGCCAATCCGCTTTATAAAAAAGCAATAATTCAAGCAACGGAAGCAGCGACAACCGTAACGACCAAATTTTCAGGAAAAGCTGCAAGAGGACTTAAAAATGAATTTATTGATCGTTTAAAGGATGTACCTGTTAGTGAAGTTCCAATTTATCCAGTGCAAAATGCATTAACTCAACCCTTACGTAAAGAAGCAGCGAAGCAAGAAAAGTCAGAATGGATGTCGATGTGGGCAGGACAAGGATTGCGTCTAACTGAAGGTATCGGGGCTAAACAAATCATTGATCGGATAATGGAAGAAGCGAATGCCACATTACTTCGTTTAACCAAAAAGGGCTGA
- a CDS encoding BsuPI-related putative proteinase inhibitor: MKKILSLSLLIVIALVGCGTSDEVTETNGEGNQGGEEVSTLATSLKVDKEEDQLAFTISLTNKGTEEVSLQFPTGQLFDFMVATEKSEVVYKYSEGMMFTQAIVEKQLGPNETITFTDEWDLTFDGERVPAGSYRVIGELPIMTVNGNEAFREQFLVEENIIIE, encoded by the coding sequence ATGAAAAAAATACTCTCTTTGTCGTTATTGATTGTTATAGCATTAGTAGGATGTGGTACATCTGATGAAGTTACCGAAACAAACGGTGAAGGTAATCAAGGGGGAGAAGAAGTGAGTACACTAGCAACATCTTTAAAAGTAGATAAAGAAGAAGACCAACTTGCTTTTACAATATCGCTAACCAATAAAGGTACAGAAGAAGTGAGTTTGCAATTCCCAACAGGACAATTGTTTGATTTTATGGTCGCCACAGAAAAAAGTGAAGTGGTTTATAAGTATTCAGAAGGAATGATGTTCACTCAAGCAATCGTTGAAAAACAGTTAGGTCCGAATGAAACGATTACGTTTACAGATGAATGGGATTTAACGTTCGATGGGGAGAGAGTACCTGCTGGTAGTTATAGAGTAATTGGCGAACTACCAATCATGACAGTGAATGGAAACGAAGCATTTAGAGAACAATTTCTCGTCGAGGAAAATATTATTATCGAGTAA
- a CDS encoding helix-turn-helix domain-containing protein gives MSKLNLNEIIGKRLKQIRAERGLSLDKLAQITEVSKPMLGQIERGESNPTVSTLWKIANGLKVPFTTFIEEETPFIQIVSRQEVEPLIEEKGVVQVYPLFPKEYQKPFEIFSLILQPGCHHESDPHAYGVEEYILVEKGKMEIGVVEEKFSICTGEGIRFSAHYKHRYINKGVEDAIATMIIFYAI, from the coding sequence ATGAGTAAATTGAATTTAAATGAAATTATTGGTAAGAGACTTAAACAAATTCGTGCAGAACGAGGACTAAGTTTAGATAAGTTAGCTCAAATAACCGAAGTTAGTAAACCAATGCTTGGACAAATTGAACGAGGGGAATCAAATCCAACGGTCAGTACATTATGGAAAATTGCTAACGGTTTGAAAGTCCCTTTTACCACATTTATTGAAGAAGAAACCCCTTTTATTCAAATTGTAAGTCGTCAAGAAGTTGAACCGCTGATCGAAGAAAAAGGCGTAGTTCAAGTTTATCCGTTGTTTCCGAAAGAATACCAAAAGCCATTTGAAATCTTTTCTCTCATTCTTCAACCTGGATGTCACCATGAGTCGGATCCTCATGCGTATGGTGTCGAAGAATATATATTAGTTGAAAAAGGAAAAATGGAAATTGGAGTGGTTGAAGAAAAATTTTCCATTTGTACTGGGGAAGGGATCCGTTTTTCAGCTCACTACAAGCATCGTTACATTAATAAAGGTGTAGAAGATGCCATTGCAACGATGATAATTTTTTACGCAATCTAA
- the ltrA gene encoding group II intron reverse transcriptase/maturase, translating to MKLLEQILSNQNMNEAYLRVYRNKGASGVDGVTVDELKQYLKENKDELRQRIRTRKYQPQAALRVEIPKENGKMRKLGIPTVVDRVVQQAIHQVLSPIFEKQFSEFSYGFRPKRSCEMAIIKSLEYLNDGHDWIVDIDLERFFDTVHHDKLMRIIANTIDDGDVISLIRKYLVSGVMVNGKYEETPTGTPQGGNLSPLLSNIMLNELDKELESRGLRFIRYADDALIFVKSEKAADRVMKSIVRFIEEKLGLIVNAEKSKVSRPKELKFLGFGYYYDPNNKRYQVRPHPISVQKFQRKLRQLTKRNWSVPLDYRILKLKQVIFGWVNYFRIANMKTAMSRIDKKLRSRLRVIIWKQWKVAKKQIKSLTQLGIPEEEAKGLTFCRKGYRYIGLSKVVQKAISNKRLKQRGVPSALERYLKVHTVI from the coding sequence GTGAAGCTTTTAGAGCAGATTTTAAGTAATCAAAACATGAACGAAGCTTACCTGCGTGTTTATAGAAATAAGGGTGCAAGTGGGGTCGACGGAGTAACAGTCGACGAACTAAAACAATATCTGAAAGAGAACAAGGATGAACTGCGCCAGCGCATCAGAACAAGAAAATACCAACCACAAGCTGCCTTAAGAGTGGAGATCCCAAAAGAAAATGGAAAGATGCGCAAATTGGGAATACCAACAGTAGTGGATAGGGTAGTTCAACAAGCAATTCACCAAGTACTTAGTCCGATATTCGAAAAGCAGTTCAGTGAATTCAGTTACGGCTTTAGACCAAAAAGAAGTTGTGAGATGGCAATTATAAAAAGCTTGGAATATCTGAATGATGGACACGATTGGATAGTGGACATTGACCTTGAAAGATTCTTCGATACAGTCCACCACGATAAACTCATGCGAATTATTGCCAACACAATAGATGATGGAGACGTTATCTCTCTAATAAGAAAATATCTTGTTAGTGGGGTCATGGTGAATGGGAAATATGAAGAAACACCAACCGGGACTCCGCAAGGAGGTAACCTCAGTCCATTATTGAGTAATATTATGTTGAATGAACTCGATAAGGAATTAGAAAGTAGAGGATTACGATTCATAAGATACGCTGATGACGCACTCATCTTTGTGAAAAGCGAAAAAGCCGCTGACAGAGTGATGAAATCAATCGTGAGATTTATAGAAGAGAAATTAGGATTGATAGTAAATGCCGAAAAGAGTAAAGTTTCTCGCCCAAAAGAGTTAAAATTCTTGGGATTTGGGTATTATTATGATCCTAATAACAAGAGATATCAAGTGCGGCCTCATCCAATTTCAGTACAGAAATTTCAAAGGAAGCTTCGACAATTGACAAAGCGAAATTGGAGTGTTCCGTTAGACTACCGAATACTGAAACTGAAACAAGTCATATTCGGATGGGTGAATTACTTTAGAATCGCAAATATGAAAACAGCAATGAGTCGAATAGATAAGAAATTACGCTCAAGATTAAGGGTAATCATCTGGAAACAATGGAAGGTAGCGAAAAAACAAATCAAGTCGCTAACTCAATTAGGGATACCTGAAGAAGAAGCGAAAGGATTAACGTTCTGCCGGAAAGGTTATCGGTATATCGGATTATCGAAAGTTGTTCAAAAAGCAATCTCAAACAAAAGACTAAAACAAAGGGGAGTACCCTCTGCTTTAGAACGTTACTTAAAAGTACACACTGTAATATAA